In Arthrobacter citreus, a genomic segment contains:
- the zapE gene encoding cell division protein ZapE, with protein MAQVEHLAERTPQVSTDELLKGFFPSPRFGSVSFDSYRPDPSQPSQSQAVSSMRDFAAAVDVPEPTGLRKLFGARKPDSKAGFYLDGGFGVGKTHLLASLWHAVEGPKAFGTFVEYTNLVGALSFRKTVDALSAYKLVCIDEFELDDPGDTVLMSRLMRELADAGVKLAATSNTLPGSLGEGRFAAVDFQREIQVLADQFDVVRIDGEDYRHRGLPQSPDPVSEDDLASRVAAEFSGKVVAEDDFSALINHLSTVHPSRYRQLLEGVDAVAWHNVGTITEQSVALRFVVLADRLYDKDVPILASGVPFDQLFTEEMMNGGYMKKYFRAVSRLTALAREGQTGESA; from the coding sequence GTGGCACAAGTGGAGCACCTTGCAGAGCGGACTCCCCAGGTTTCGACGGATGAACTGCTGAAGGGTTTCTTTCCTTCGCCCCGGTTCGGTTCAGTTTCCTTTGACAGCTACCGTCCGGATCCGTCGCAGCCCTCGCAGTCGCAGGCCGTGAGCTCCATGCGGGACTTCGCTGCCGCCGTCGACGTTCCCGAACCCACCGGACTGCGCAAGCTTTTTGGTGCCAGGAAGCCCGATTCCAAGGCCGGCTTTTACCTGGACGGCGGCTTCGGTGTCGGCAAGACTCACCTGTTGGCCAGCCTCTGGCACGCCGTCGAGGGTCCCAAGGCTTTCGGTACGTTCGTCGAATACACGAACCTGGTGGGTGCCCTGTCCTTCCGGAAAACCGTTGATGCCCTGAGTGCCTACAAACTTGTCTGCATTGACGAGTTTGAGCTTGATGATCCGGGGGACACGGTTCTGATGTCCCGCCTGATGCGGGAACTGGCCGACGCCGGTGTCAAGCTTGCTGCGACATCCAACACCCTCCCCGGTTCCCTCGGCGAGGGCCGTTTTGCCGCCGTCGACTTCCAGCGGGAAATTCAGGTTCTTGCCGACCAGTTCGACGTCGTGCGCATCGATGGTGAGGACTACCGGCACCGCGGTCTGCCGCAGTCTCCCGATCCTGTGTCCGAGGACGACCTGGCCAGCCGTGTTGCTGCTGAGTTCAGCGGCAAAGTGGTTGCCGAAGATGATTTCTCCGCCCTTATCAATCATCTCTCCACCGTTCATCCGAGCCGGTACCGTCAGCTGCTTGAGGGTGTCGACGCCGTCGCCTGGCACAACGTGGGCACCATCACCGAGCAGTCGGTTGCGCTGCGCTTTGTGGTTCTTGCCGACCGGCTGTACGACAAGGACGTTCCGATTCTTGCCAGCGGTGTTCCTTTTGATCAGCTGTTCACCGAGGAAATGATGAACGGCGGCTACATGAAGAAGTACTTCCGTGCTGTCTCCCGCCTTACCGCTTTGGCCCGTGAGGGACAGACCGGAGAATCTGCCTAG